The following proteins are co-located in the Flectobacillus major DSM 103 genome:
- a CDS encoding glutamine synthetase III family protein yields MAIARFKALELAQTRQNVPVKVPTEKVTDFYGSNTFNDEVMRSLLSPEAYLKITNAIQDGKKIDREAADEVAAAMKSWALSKGATHYTHWFQPLTGTTAEKHDAFFDITHTGKAIEKFKGSALVQQEPDASSFPNGGIRSTFEARGYTAWDPSSPAFIMENVAGTATLCIPSVFVSYTGEALDYKTPLLKSIELIDKAATKVMNEYFNRDVSKVTVTLGAEQEYFLVDEALYNARPDLMMAGRTVFGHSPAKGQQLEDHYFGSIPSRINAFMVDFELEALKLGMPVRTRHNEVAPAQFEVAPTFEEVNLACDHNALLMDLMNKVAVKHKLRVLFHEKPFAGINGSGKHNNWSLGTDTGINLLSPSTKPKENLRFLTFFVNTIKAVHDHADLLRASIATSGNEHRLGANEAPPAIVSIFIGTEMTRVLNDLENLSELNDIKLEKGDNVYLRLGINKIPALLLDNTDRNRTSPFAFTGNKFEFRAVGSSANSAAPMTILNTIMANQLFKFREEVDAILEKGVKKELAIVEVLKSYVKSTKRILFEGNGYSEDWVEEAASRGLSNLKTAPEALAKYLDPAAIELFSKYGIYTETEMHARFEIELENYIKKVQIESRVVGDLAINHVVSTSLKYQTQLVDNVRGQKEIGIDPQYFAPTIEMIKKISQYTSKITTLCDDMTEARKEANNVEDTFERAKLYSTNIKSFFEEIRYCVDKLELIVDDDEWPLPKYRELLLIR; encoded by the coding sequence GTTGAGCCCTGAAGCTTACCTAAAAATAACCAATGCCATCCAAGACGGCAAAAAAATTGACCGTGAAGCCGCTGATGAAGTAGCTGCTGCCATGAAATCTTGGGCTTTGTCGAAAGGAGCAACTCACTATACGCACTGGTTTCAACCCTTAACAGGTACAACAGCCGAAAAACACGATGCCTTCTTTGATATTACGCATACAGGAAAGGCTATTGAAAAATTTAAAGGAAGTGCTTTGGTTCAGCAAGAACCCGATGCCTCGTCTTTTCCAAATGGTGGGATTCGTTCTACTTTTGAAGCTCGTGGATATACTGCTTGGGATCCGTCGTCGCCAGCATTTATTATGGAAAATGTAGCTGGTACTGCTACGCTTTGTATTCCTTCTGTATTTGTATCGTATACTGGTGAGGCACTCGACTACAAAACACCTTTGTTGAAATCAATTGAGTTGATTGACAAGGCTGCTACCAAAGTAATGAACGAGTACTTCAACCGTGATGTGTCTAAAGTAACAGTAACACTCGGTGCCGAACAAGAGTATTTCTTGGTCGACGAAGCTCTATACAATGCTCGTCCCGATTTGATGATGGCTGGTCGTACCGTTTTCGGGCATTCACCTGCCAAAGGACAACAATTAGAAGACCACTATTTTGGCTCGATTCCTTCTCGAATCAATGCCTTTATGGTCGACTTTGAATTGGAGGCCCTAAAGCTTGGTATGCCTGTACGTACTCGTCACAACGAAGTAGCTCCTGCTCAGTTTGAAGTAGCTCCAACTTTTGAAGAAGTGAACTTGGCTTGTGACCACAATGCTTTGTTGATGGACTTGATGAATAAGGTGGCTGTAAAACACAAATTGAGAGTGTTGTTTCACGAAAAGCCATTTGCGGGTATCAATGGTTCTGGAAAGCACAACAACTGGTCGTTAGGTACAGACACTGGTATCAACTTGTTGAGCCCGTCTACCAAGCCTAAAGAAAATCTTCGTTTTTTGACTTTCTTTGTCAATACAATTAAGGCTGTACATGACCATGCCGACCTACTTAGAGCCTCGATCGCTACGTCGGGCAACGAACACCGTTTGGGGGCAAATGAAGCTCCTCCTGCCATTGTATCTATTTTTATTGGTACAGAAATGACAAGAGTACTCAACGACCTCGAAAACCTGTCGGAACTCAACGATATTAAATTAGAAAAGGGCGATAACGTATATTTGCGTTTGGGTATTAATAAAATTCCTGCCTTATTATTGGACAATACCGACCGCAATAGAACTTCTCCGTTTGCCTTTACTGGCAATAAGTTTGAGTTCCGTGCTGTAGGTTCGTCGGCCAACTCGGCTGCCCCAATGACTATCCTAAATACTATTATGGCTAATCAACTTTTCAAGTTTAGAGAAGAAGTAGATGCTATCTTAGAAAAAGGAGTTAAAAAAGAATTGGCTATCGTTGAGGTACTAAAATCGTATGTAAAAAGTACGAAACGTATTTTGTTTGAAGGCAATGGCTATTCTGAAGATTGGGTTGAAGAGGCTGCGTCACGTGGGTTGTCAAACCTAAAAACTGCCCCTGAAGCCTTAGCCAAATACCTAGACCCTGCGGCTATTGAGCTTTTCTCGAAATATGGTATCTATACCGAAACCGAAATGCACGCTCGTTTTGAAATCGAATTAGAAAACTATATCAAAAAAGTACAGATAGAATCACGTGTTGTAGGCGACTTGGCTATTAATCACGTAGTTTCTACGTCATTAAAATACCAAACACAGTTGGTAGATAATGTTCGGGGACAAAAAGAAATTGGTATCGACCCTCAATATTTTGCTCCTACTATCGAAATGATTAAAAAAATCTCTCAATATACTTCTAAGATTACAACCCTTTGCGACGATATGACCGAAGCTCGTAAGGAAGCCAATAATGTAGAAGATACTTTTGAAAGAGCCAAATTATATAGTACCAATATTAAAAGCTTTTTTGAAGAAATTAGATATTGCGTAGATAAGCTAGAACTAATCGTTGATGATGACGAATGGCCATTGCCAAAATACCGTGAGTTGTTATTGATTCGATAA